CGTCGAGGAAGAGCACCGGCGGGCTGGTGACGAGGCTGGCGATCAGGTCGAGGCGCCGCCGCATGCCGCCGGAGTAGGTGCGGACGAGCCGGCCGCCGGCCTCGGCGAGGCCGAAGCGCATCAGCAGTTCGTCGGCGCGGGCCCGGGCCCGGCGGGCGCCGAGGCGGTGCAGCCGGCCGAACAGGTGCAGGTTGTCACGCCCGGTGATGCCCTCGTCGACGGCGGCGTGCTGCCCGGCCAGGCCGATGGCGCGCCGGACGGCCTCGGCCTCGCGGGCGACGTCGTGCCCGGCGACCCGGGCGGTGCCCCGGTCGGGCCCGACGAGGGTGGCGAGGACGCGGACGGCGGTGGTCTTGCCAGCGCCGTTGGGGCCGAGCAGGCCGCAGACCGTCCCGGCGGGGACGGTGAGGTCGAGGCCGCGCAGGGCCTCGGTGGTGCCGAAGCGTTTCTCCACGCCCGCCATCTCGATGGCGGGCGCGGCGGTCCGGACGACAGGGGACATGACTCCACCCTTCTCTAGGTACACCGTACGTAGAAGCGCGCGCGAGCTCATCGTACTACGTACGCCGTACGTATCTAAGATGGGTGAGCGAGGTGATCTTCCAGTGCCGTCCAGCAAGCCCCCGACCAGCCCGGAACCCGGCCGCGGAACCGGCCCGGATCGACCGGAGAGGCCGACGCCCCCCGAGGCGCCCGAGCTGATCTGGCTGCGCCCCGAGCGCACCGGGCGCGGCCCCCGCCCGGCCCACAGCCGCGCCTCGATCGCCGCCGCCGCGATCGGCATCGCCGACGCCGAGGGCCTGGACGCCGCCTCCATGCGCCGGGTCGCCGCCGCGCTCGGCGCGGGCACCATGTCGCTCTACAACTACGTGCCGAAGAAGGAACACCTGCTCGATCTGATGCTCGACGCCGCCGTGGGCGAGTACGAGCTCCCGCCCGCGCCAAGCGGTGACTGCCGGGCCGACCTCGTCGGCCTCGCCCACCAGCAGCTGGCGATCTTCCGCCGGCACCCCTGGCTGCCCGCCCTGGTCCTCGCCCGCCCGAGCATCGGGCCCAACGCCCTGCGCTACACCGACCACTTCCTCGCCATCACGGCTCCCACCGGCCTCGGCGGCGGCGCGAGGATGGAGGCGATGGCGCTGTTCAACGGCTTCATCTGCCAGTTCGCGCAGTACGAGCAGACGGCGGCGGCCGGCGCCAAGTGGCAGGCGGAGATGATCGGTTACCTCACCCAGGCCGCGATGAGCGGCGAATTCCCCAACCTGGCCCAGGCGTTCGCGACGTCCGGGCCGCCCGCCGATCCGGACTCCACCTTCGACCGCTCACTGGACCGGGTCATCACCGCCATGCTGGCGCCCACGCCGTAACGACGGCAGCACGACGGG
The nucleotide sequence above comes from Streptomyces kaniharaensis. Encoded proteins:
- a CDS encoding TetR/AcrR family transcriptional regulator translates to MPSSKPPTSPEPGRGTGPDRPERPTPPEAPELIWLRPERTGRGPRPAHSRASIAAAAIGIADAEGLDAASMRRVAAALGAGTMSLYNYVPKKEHLLDLMLDAAVGEYELPPAPSGDCRADLVGLAHQQLAIFRRHPWLPALVLARPSIGPNALRYTDHFLAITAPTGLGGGARMEAMALFNGFICQFAQYEQTAAAGAKWQAEMIGYLTQAAMSGEFPNLAQAFATSGPPADPDSTFDRSLDRVITAMLAPTP
- a CDS encoding ATP-binding cassette domain-containing protein yields the protein MSPVVRTAAPAIEMAGVEKRFGTTEALRGLDLTVPAGTVCGLLGPNGAGKTTAVRVLATLVGPDRGTARVAGHDVAREAEAVRRAIGLAGQHAAVDEGITGRDNLHLFGRLHRLGARRARARADELLMRFGLAEAGGRLVRTYSGGMRRRLDLIASLVTSPPVLFLDEPTTGLDPRSRQEIWDTVEELASGGTTVLLTTQYLEEADRLADDIVVVDHGAAIATGPPARLKAAIGSRLSVTLADQDQLGAAAVVLSALSGGDAQVDVAERLVTVVTPPGVEVQLPSLVRELDARGVVAQDVAVRAPSLDDVFLALTASATPRRAA